Part of the Primulina huaijiensis isolate GDHJ02 chromosome 15, ASM1229523v2, whole genome shotgun sequence genome is shown below.
ATTTCACGGGCTCGTTTTCCGGTGAGATGGTCTGGTTTTCCGGCGCGGCGGTGTTGAAGATTCCTGCGAGAGCTGGAAGTTTCGGTTTCAGAGGTTGTTAGAAAGAGATTCATGGGATTCTGAAGATCAGGCCTATGTTTGTAACAGGATGTCAATTTCACTAGATTTACGAATCTAGCCTCGGAACATGGTTCAGTTAAACGTCATTTGGGGTAGAGGTCAGGGTCATTTAAGTAATTGTGTCGCAAGAAGTAATGGTGATCACGGTACgattttgggattttttttaaaaaaattaattagtttaactaatcaatatttttttatattgattttattaaCTAATCACATGTTTTGTAGATTTTACTGTGTTAATGGTAAACCAGTCAAACAAACAGTTATGATATAAGTGGGTaacaaaacctctcaaaaattttgaacatgacaaaattatattatttaaacaaattaattgtcaataaatatatatatatataatccacAGTTAAAATTTAACTTATTatattcttcttttaaaaaatacaaatttaccTAGCATAAAAGTTCCGGTGGGGGTTTTGATGGTTTAGAATGGAGTCCCTTAGCCACAATCGAAGCAGATGAGTTGGAGATTCCATTTTCTGAGGATGAGATTAAGAGGGCTGTGCTTGAATATGATGGGAACAAAACACCAGGTCCAGATGGGTTTACAATGGCCTTTTTTCAAAAGAACTGGGATACGGTAAAAACAGATTTATTTAATGTGTTTGCGGAATTTTTCGATGGTAGCATTGTTAATGACATTACTAATGAAACCTATATCTGCCTAATCCCTAAGAAACAAGACGCAACCAAGGTTAAAGATTTTCGCCCAATCAGCTTGACAACGAGTCTGTATAAGATTTTAGCTAAGGTTTTGGCGAACAAATTGAAGAATGTTTTGGAAAATACAATTTCAGAGAGTCAGTGCGCTTTTATTAAAGGAAGACAAATTTAAGATTGTTGTCTGATAGCGAATGAGATAGTAGAGGAACATCACCGGAAAAATAAAAAGGGATGGGTGTTTAAGGTTGATTTGAAAAAAGCCTACGACAACGTCGATTGGAGATTTCTTGATTTTGTGATGCAAAAAAAAGGTTTTGGGACAAGATGGAGGTCGTGGATCAAAAAGTGTGTTTCGAATGTTTCTTTTTCGATATTCATCAACGGTAGACCGCGAGGAAAATTTCAGGGGAGAGAGGAATTCGACAAGGGGATCCACTTTCCCTTTTCCTCTTTAACCTTGTGATTGATGGGTTGGGTCGGTTGGTTGATAAGGCCAAGACAGTGAATGAAGTAAGAGGTTTTGTAGTGGGGAGAGACAAAATCGAAATATCACATATCCAATTCGCAGACGACACGTTGTTTTTTGTCCAGTCAGAAAGGCATTTATTGGCACTATTGGAAATTCTCAGCATCTTCTCTCTTAAGTCGGGTTTGAAAATCAATTTGGAAAAAAGCGTTGTCTTGGGATTAAATGTGTTGGATGAGGAAGCTGAGGGTATGGCACGAGTAATTGGCTGCAAAAGAGAGAATTGGCCGATCAAATACCTTGGGGCTCCGTTGGGAGGTGACCCTAAGTCTGCTGAATTTTGGGAGCCCGTATTATCAAAAATGTCAAAGAAGCCTGCAAGTTGGAAGAAGTcttttctctcaaggggaggtcGTCTTTCTTTGATTAAGGCTGTGTTAGGTGCAATGCCGACTTACTATATGTCTCTCTTCAGAGTGCCAATTAGGGTGGcgaaaaaatggaaaaattgatGAGGGATTTCTGGTGGGACGGAGCAGAAGGAGAGACTCATTGCCATTTAGTTGGGTGGAAGCAAGTCTGTAAACCAAAAGACAGGGTAGGACTGGGGTTGGGGAATATTTGCTTGACGAACAAGGCACTTCTTGGGAAGTGGTGGTGGAGATGCTCGGTCGAAAAAGATTCATTGTGGAAAAGAGTTATCAAGAGTATTTATGGATTAAATGACAACGGCTGGGACGTGAGGTTGGCGAGGAACACGACCTTTAAAAGTCCCTGGAAGTTCATTTCTCGGTCTTACTCGACTTTTCATCTATTGATTAGGGCGGTACTTAAAGGGAGGAATATAATTCGATTTTGGGAATATATTTGGGGGTGGTGTTTTGTCGTTCAGTGATCGTTTTCCATCTCTGTTTCTAATCTCCACATCCATAAACAAACCGATCTCCTGCTTTTTAGATGTAACTGATACTGGagtcaataataatttttttcactgGGATGTGCGTTTCAAGAGAGAGTTAAATGAGGTAGAATTAGAAGAGTTCAACGATCTTTTAGGGATCTTGGACATGGTTAGGTTGGAAAGGGGTACGGATGATTTTAGAGTGTGGTTGGGGGATCCGTCGGGTTTTTTTTTCTGTTCGGTCTTTCTACTCTTCTTTTTTCCCGGTTACAGCTTTCCCTATATTTCCTTACCACATGAATATCTGGAAAATACCGATCTTGTACAAGGTTCAAGTCTTCTCGTGGATAGTGGAATTGGGGAAACTACCAACTAGCGATTGGTGGTCCACTTGCGCATTATGGCCgcaatggtgtaatctatgcAGGAAACATGAAGAGAACCAGGACCATATTCATTGCATTGTTCTTTTTCACGTGCTATTTGGACAAGAGTACTGCAAGAGCTTCGTTTCGAATAGACCTTTCCAAGGAAGGCCCGGGACTTATTTATCATGGAGACGATTCTAACACACAGTAGAAGGAACTATAGATTCTGGTTTTTGGTTGTTCACGACATCTTTTGGTCGCTTTGGTTAGAGAGGAACTGCAGAATATTTGCGGATTCGGCAGAGTCTGTGGACGACGTATGGGCAAAGATCAAATCCAGGGTCGCGACTTGGACAACACTTCTGCCGGAGTATAAATATTTAGTTATTGCGAATGTGGTTAGGGATTGAAACTTTGTTTGCTGCTGATTTAAGCTtagaaattttcttttcttctcttgTTGTAATCTAATTCTTAAGATTACTATCCTTTGTAATccatctttatattttaataaatcatagtttcgtataaaaaaaaaacaagatacAAATTCCAAGCCGGGTCTAAAAACTTTTGTGAAATCATGAGATATGGTTTGAATTGAACTCTATACTATCCAACGACATTTATCATATgtcttaaattatatttaaatctGTCATTTTATCAATAATATCAACAAAGGTTGTGTCAAACAACATACTATTTAATCGGACAAGAATCAATTGCAATCAACTACTTGGTTTTCAAGTTTATCAATCTCTCTCAGATCTTAACAGATCAAAGATACTAAAATTACAACATGGAAAGAAATGTGAAATGGGGACTGATTCAGATGCATGCGAAACGTTTCATATCTTCTCTGAAATTCTGAGCTTACAAGTTTCACGTATCAGTTGGCATACTGGCCTCTTTTACGTTCTTGAATGGCATATTGCATATCCTGCAACAATTAGGAACCCGAATTAGTACAAAAACTGCCAAACAGCAATCTTGGATAATCAGATTAGGAATTTGAAGACATATTTACATCTTGCTGACACAttggttttgaaatttcatttcatttcattaaaagagAGAGAACAGTCACTGACCGAAGATTTTTTCGCCATGTGTGGTGGTATCAAAGAGTAAGAACAAAGGGCGGGGCGTCCCTTCTCGGACCTGCTACCGAACGATAGACGTAAACTTTGTTGGCTTGGAAGCCGTCACTTTCTTCGTCTTTTATCACTTCAACGTTTAACCTTGGCATCTCCCTTGCCAGTAGCTTGCACCCTTTCATAGTTACGTTACAAGCTGACATCCACAACGACCTCATCATTTCATATCTCTCGAGTCCAGAAAGCAGAGCAGCATTTCCAAATGGGCAATCCCTTATCTCGAGTTTTCTAAGCTTGGGGCAACCTTCAAGAACACACTGCATCCCACGATCACTGCTTCCCGCAAAAGCAACGGAAAGGGTCTCCAGATTCTTGGCATATTTACCGATATACTCAAAGGTCAGATCTGTTAAAAGCCCCGAAACTGAAAGCCGCTGGAGTTTAGTGCAAGTTTTAACCACAGAACCAAAGGCCTCGTCCATAGATTCGTTTGTCAGGTAATCTGGCTCGCCAGGATTCATTATGCAAAGACGGAAGTGGGTAAAATCGGGGCAGTTGTTTACTATGGTCTCAACAGCAGCATTAGTCATCCTCCGACAGAAGTAGAGGACATAATGGAGTTTGCGACATCCACGAGATACGGCTACAAAACCTAACTCTGTCACTCCGTGACGTTGATGTTGGTCGTAAGGATCTGAAGGGAAAACTCGGAGTTCTTCGAGCAAGGGACAGCTTAAACCAACGGCCTCTAACCCCTTGTCCTCTACTGTATCGGCAACCTACAAccaaagaatttatttaagtaaCAAGACTTATGCAATAAGCTAACAGTCTCCCTTAATAATCAGTTCAAGTAATCTCGGATATCCATTTCTTACCCAAAGACGTCTTAAGTTGGGACAGTGAGCGAGAAGCTTTTCAAATGCAGCACTCTGAAGGGCAGCATCACTCAAGTTCAAGAAACTCAGACTTGCACAAGCTCCATAAAGAACTGGGAGATAAGAGGCTGTGACGTCCCATAAACCCGATAGAGTTTGAAGATTTCCAACATTTCTAAATGCACTTTCAACTTCTTGGTACTGGCGAGGGGTAAGTTCTGGGAAAAAGGAACCGGTGCCGAGCTCTTTTAACTGAGGAGCAAGCACAAGAAGACGTTGCAGTTGGTCCAAACTAATACTCTCATTGACCTTTAGAACCCTTAATGAACTGCACCTACTGACAAGTCTCTCGAGCTTATCAAATTCGATCTCACAGTTGAGACatgcaaaatttaatatttccaGTGAGGAGAAGTTTTCAGGGAAACAACTTAGCCAATATCCGCTGAAGTCATCAGTTGCTATGTCCTGTATGTCAAGTTCTGTCAAATTCCTGGACGCCAAATAGGAACGCGTTAAGTTTTTTGCATTGTTAAAAATACATCACAAGAAATACTAAAATCTAGGAAGTCATGGTGCTTAATGCCAAAGAAACTAATACGCAGCAATTCAAGAAGCTAGAATCCTTGACATTGTCAATATTTGGTTTTCTTCAAATTATCAGGAGCGCAGTAAGTAAAGCAACAATGATTTTTTACACCGCTTGATCTTCAAATcctggttttttttttcaagatatTGCAATTTATCCCCCTcgatttcaatatataattgcaATATTATCCCAAAGCTTATTAGTAGAACTATTTTACAGCAATAATTAGCTCGTCCAAATATCACGTGCTTTTTAATAATGTTTATATGATGCCAATGGAGAAAGCAAGGGAAACAAAATTGATTCGGGTCAGGCATTGAAAAATTTCCAAAAGCTTCAGGTTTCATAATCAGAGCTTTAGCAGATCTCCGAAACCAAAACTCACTATTAAATGCGGCCCAAAAACTTCtgaaattcaaaacataaactcAATTTTAGTCATCTTCGATCAAAGCATAAGTTCTAAGTTCGGACTAAAACCAATCGAATCTCCAAAACCATGgcacaaattttgaaaaaaatagtcTTCAAATCACAAGGATTAATAAGCCGAACCAATTTATACATACAAATCACCAAATGAATAAAGAAAGTAAACATGGCCTCCATGGACCAATGAATATGGATGTATTATGAGGATAAAAGTGagcataattatatatatatatatatatatatattattccaTTAAATGCCATTGCCATGTAGCAGGTCAGCAGTCACATCAAGAAAGCAGCACCAATAAGCTTTGAGAGGACAAATAAAAAAGGAACAGCACTTAAATTTTCCACTAAAATCTCTGTTCGTTACAATAAAAACAAACCAAAAAAGGAGATGGGGAACACACAGAAACACCATTGCCCTACCCAAAGCAAACTCATTTACTTCTCAACGATATATATAACCCACAACTTTTTCAGGCCCTAAGCCCACTATGTGACTGCATAACCACATTAATATAATCTCAGCTTGCTAAACCATGTCTTTTACTTAGTATCACATAATCTACAAATATCATTAAGCACAATCAATTGGTGCAACGTGAAAACTATATAACACAACTAAAAAACTAATTTCCAAACAAAAAGCCTGTTACTTTAGGAGCATTCTTGAAGAAAAAGGTgccatttatataaattatattgaaaTCTTAACAAAATAATCAGAACTTTGGAGAGTTGAGACCTTAACAGAAAGGAGAAACTCAAACGAGATTAAGAGGAAACCAGAAAGGTAACTGAAAGTAACTCTAAAGATAGAATCGAATCAGACAGAGCATCCTCAAAAGccaaaaaaggaaagaaaaagggGAATATAATTTTCTTCCAAGAAAATCTTgtatataatattcaaaaagCTAAATCCACATACATAAggggaaaataacaaaattcaaTCACCAAGAAACCAGAAACCTTTTGCAACCCAGACACAGCATGTATGAAATTAATATGACACCTTAACAATATAAATGAAACTATCGAGAAAAACCACTAAAGATTCTTACCTACAATGGGTGGCTATAGCTTTGAGCCCCTTGTTAGTGAACCCATCGCAACTATACAGAGACAAAGCTTTGAAGCCTGGAAAAGATTTCGCCAAAATCTCCAAGCTCTCATCATTTATAGCCATCCTCTTGAGTCTCAATTCCTCCAAAAAGGGGTAAACTTTGGCAAACATGACCAACCAAGAATGCACATCAGCGCCCCAATCTCTAGGCAAAAGGTTGAAATCCGAAAATCTTGGCTTCCCTTTGAGGGTAACACTCTTAATTCTTGGAAACCTTCTTGCCACAATTTCAGGAGACACTGAATAGCAGTTGCCTATGAAGAGCTTTGATCTTGTCCAACGTTCAGCATTATACCAGTCCTTGCACACCAGGGAGACCGAGCTCCTGTCCTTGTGTGAATCAATGAATGACACAACTTTTTCCAATAATTCATCTGGGAATAGTGATGAATTCAACGGAACTGACGCTTTTGAGTTGCCTAAGTTTGGTGGTGGTGAGAATTTGGATTTTTTGGAGTCTGGATCCATTTGGACCTTGATTGATGACTCAGAAGAATCTCAACCCCCCCAAAACAACTGcgattttgacataaaaaatgtccacaaaaaaaaaacccaattcACTTCAAAGCAATGATTTCATAATACAATCAGAAATAAATCTTTACCCGAACGACAACAGCAGTTACCACAGTATTGCAATAAGACAAGAATCTTTAATAAAAACAAGTCAAATAAAAAGTATAATCTTGGACACAATAAGATTGCCAGAGAGCTTCATATCTACAACTAAAAATATAGAGGAAGTCTCTATTGCaagtaaaaaaaagtttttgctaattaataacttttaatttttacatgGCACACTTGCATCTTGAGGTGAAATCAGTGGCAGACTGAGGTCATTTAAAGAAATGGTTTTTGCGAACAAACAAAAGCGTCAAAGCTCAAAAGCATCTCAAATTTCAGAAACACAAACCAGAAATTAACCATGAAACATGATATCCcagaaacataaatcaatactcatagaagaaatataaaaaaaacaaacaaaaacttACAGAACTTGGTATTCGTCGAATGTTTGAATTTACAACAGATTACATGACGCGAAACATAAAAACTTCGCAGGAACGAATTTGGTGTGTGTTGTGAGCCGAAAAGTCGCGGGCACAAAACCCACTTAAATTACAAATTACAAATACAATAATAATCAAATGGTTTCATTATTaattgaatgaaaattaaataatgggtTTCCCTTCaattattatctatatatatcatTCGCCGAAGCTGACGGTAGCATGGAAAGGCACCTAACCTCCAACTGGGTCTGATTGAGCCTGCCCAATAGTTTTTCTACACGTAAACCTTATCACATTGCTTGCTTCTTCGGCCCACGGCGGATGTTAGACTTTCGTGCTCCGCATCTGCAACTCTCCCTAAATGTTAATGTTTATTGTATATGTTTTTAGTTGgcgataaatatatattataattatatctcAAACTCGATATTTTACTTTAAATTTGAGATCTTTCTTTAAGATGAATTTAGTACTTGAGCTCGAGTCTTgtgggaatttttttttgttagcaaaaacttgtgtgagacggtctcacgggtcgtattttgtgagacagatctcttatttgggtcatccatgaaaaaatattactttctatactaagagtattactttttattctgaatatcgataggattgacccgtctcacagataaagattcgtgagatcgtctcacaagagacctactttttTTGTTTTACGTGGATATGAGTGTTTATGTCATGTCAGatataaaatgaattattttatcttttctTTAGAGTAATAtccaaatatttaatcaaatgttTGTAAAAGAAAATCATATTTGTTTTTTCATGTTACTacgaattacataaaaaaaaatgaaatcaaatGTTAGGGGATGACATTTAATTTTATACTTTTACTCACATATAGAACGTGAGTGTTTTATTAACAAAGATTGACCTTTGATCCACAAATGGGTCCTGGAGTAAGAGGATTGATGACTATGATTAATATTCTCTTGGCATAATAAGGAAACCAATATAATATGTAATTTCATTAATCATATGATTTAGAGGTAATGGCGGGTCCCGATTTTTCACTGCTGATCATATACTATGCTACATCGTTCCATCTTTTTATGCTATCAGGACatactttaatatttttgttttactcTCCATAGGAGTTGTTCGAGTTGGTGAGTATTTGATCAATCGTCATTTTTTTGAACAAATCTGTTGCACAAAATTCATTTGGTATGATTTACTTGACTAACGTGACTCGGGTCTATCAAATACACATTGAAGGGTAGACGACAGATTTCATCGTCGTCATTTCCCAGCTTTGTAAATAATCAACTTCCATTACTCTGACCTTAGCCCAACAAATAGCTTTCCGGAAATTACCGAGATTCTTCGAATAATTTTGTAcaatataaatttgatttaaatataCGAAAAAATCGTTTTGTCCCGTTAAATACAAATCCTCCAATCTAAACGACGAGCTTTTACATTATTTTATGTTATGAGTATTTTTCTAAAAGGAACCAAGAAAGTGAAGTGCAGGGTATTGGTATTCTAGGAAAGCTCCAACTCCATTCATTTGGTTTCCTATTTTATCAAGAAAAGAAAccaatttttgttttgttttgtgtttTGCTGGACTAAATTCAAATAATAGAGATCCAATAATACagcaagaaaaaaacaaaagaaaccacgTTCTGCCTCTATATCACATCATTATCCATTCAAACTTTTccaatgtataaaataaataaatccccACTTTAGTTTTTATATCCATTTGGGTACTTGAATTGTAGTGCATCTAGTCTTCTTTTCATAactatgtattattttattatcataTATCTCAATTTGTATTGTTCTGAGTTTAGGTCGTATTTGGAttgataattttcaaatttatttttgttgttttagagAAGAAAgatcataaacttcaaattcatatattgcatgtttatataatgtttcatgttaattatgatatatttcaagttcatttaagaatggaagcatttgaaattaattatacTTTGTGTaactaatgtgtaaataaatatatggatTTAAGATCTGATAGATTGTTTaattgttaacaataaaattataatcgaaatcaacatatttcaaatttatatccAAAAATGCAACCTTGATTCATtggttcatatatatatatatataaaagatttatttaaaataaatatacaatgaTGCATGACTCATATATTGGCTAAGCTCTTGTGACCTCTCAATCTTTGTTATTGAATCAGAACAatctaataataaaaacaaaattaatgacTTTTCCCTACTGAAATTAACAAATAAACACAActattatcaaataaaatttgcCAAGTCTAGCAAATAACGATCTTAATCTCGAAAAATCAAAATGACTCGACTTCGAATATCTACCACCTCATTTTACTCAATCACTTAGTCATTTCAAATCGTTCTCGCACAATTTTTATGAATCAGATTCAAGAACACTCTAGTTAGATCGCAAAATTCGAaccttttattttataataacaaGAAACATTAAAAGATAGAAATAAGATAAGATCAAATATTTTGTTGTCCCGTAACGAGGACTTTgacataaattataatatatattttatataaaaaaaaatggagttCCGAAATGTTTTGTCTTGGCAGTTGAATAAAGGCCATGTTACCACAATCATGGTTGGAAATCCATTATTATCCCCATCATTTTTGaccacttttatttaatttcttattatttatttagttggGGGCTTCCCACCTGTCAGCAATTGTTGACTTTTTTGTTGGCCCACTAGCTTCATTGGGCCTTTTTGAGCCCATTTGTTTCTTTCTGGTCTTTTCTATATGGGCCTTGAATAGAGGTCATTAGGCCCAATGTGATTATTCGTGATCCCGCACGTGTCAAAAGTTTCCCTTCTATTAGGACCAGTTTGTCAATGGTGAGGATATTTGTTTGTGAATTTGAAAATATCAAAGGATCTTTAAACCTTGTGATATTAATACGTAGCTTATGGGTTCCTAAATCAATTGTAAGTTAAAAATATTGTCACTATTTTACTAAACTAAAAATGACGTAGAAAATAAGAAAAGAATGATGGTTGGAAAGTGaacgttttgaattttttaagagAACATATTTTGGATTATGAAAAATCGACATTTACAATTACTTGAAGTAGATTATTATAGTCGATTGTAatatatcaaagtcttttagtgaaaattaTATCATTGAGATATAAAAGCATTTGAAGTATCTGAACATCCATATAAATCCGTGTATTTTATCCTACTGTTTATTCAATAATCACAGTACCTCAGCCTAAATATTCAATCTACCTTTTAGTTTTATTCTGCACTATCACTAGTTGACTGATTGGTATTGACACACACGATCTCAAGATCAGTTCAATCAGAAAACTGATTAATAttcaaaaagatttcaaaaaGTCTAGAATGTTTTTTTGAACGACGATGCTCTCATAATCATTACAACTCACGTAAACCTATTATAACTACATAATCGTTTTtagaaaatacaattttttcttGAAGCATACgtgttgtatatatatatacttatttaataatataaaataatttatattttattcggACGTTtgttcaattattattgttttttaaaattaaaatatgtataagCGATGCATGTgatatgtaataaaattaaatcaaaatatattttcaaacgCTAATACATGTCTAGTAAACTTTGAAAAAGCCCTGGaataatatttttggatatTCGGAATGAGAACAAATTACGTGGACGCAATCACTCTTATTAATTATGATCCAGAAATTCGCTGTTACCCTATCTTTTCCATCAACAAtccaaaacttaaaaatattcttTGCATGAACCAATATTAATCACACCCCAAAGGTGTTGCGTATAATTCATTTTTGCTAAACTACAAAAATGTTGAAAAGTTACTTCTaatcaaggttctaaaaagcgtgaagcgcGAACATCGAGCTCCAAGTTTTTtaagcttaagcgagattagcacgGACTTAAAcgtgaaaaagcgttttttatatttagtgtaattataattatctcaaaccaataaatatgtaaaataatacataaatatgataaatttaagtctgatgcattaattctcatatttataaaaacataaaaatctcaaaattacaatctttatttgtttttgcaactagaccacagtaaaaaaatactaaatatttgtcaaatcattgtcAGACAAGCTTaatcacaattaaaatttaaaaataaacatctaaattataaacctaaagacatatcttcaaaataaaaaaaaatgaaaaataaacagATGCGATTGATTGTGCTTAAGTACGCTTAATTAAACTC
Proteins encoded:
- the LOC140959047 gene encoding protein AUXIN SIGNALING F-BOX 3-like, which encodes MDPDSKKSKFSPPPNLGNSKASVPLNSSLFPDELLEKVVSFIDSHKDRSSVSLVCKDWYNAERWTRSKLFIGNCYSVSPEIVARRFPRIKSVTLKGKPRFSDFNLLPRDWGADVHSWLVMFAKVYPFLEELRLKRMAINDESLEILAKSFPGFKALSLYSCDGFTNKGLKAIATHCRNLTELDIQDIATDDFSGYWLSCFPENFSSLEILNFACLNCEIEFDKLERLVSRCSSLRVLKVNESISLDQLQRLLVLAPQLKELGTGSFFPELTPRQYQEVESAFRNVGNLQTLSGLWDVTASYLPVLYGACASLSFLNLSDAALQSAAFEKLLAHCPNLRRLWVADTVEDKGLEAVGLSCPLLEELRVFPSDPYDQHQRHGVTELGFVAVSRGCRKLHYVLYFCRRMTNAAVETIVNNCPDFTHFRLCIMNPGEPDYLTNESMDEAFGSVVKTCTKLQRLSVSGLLTDLTFEYIGKYAKNLETLSVAFAGSSDRGMQCVLEGCPKLRKLEIRDCPFGNAALLSGLERYEMMRSLWMSACNVTMKGCKLLAREMPRLNVEVIKDEESDGFQANKVYVYRSVAGPRRDAPPFVLTL